In the genome of Gloeomargarita sp. SKYB120, one region contains:
- a CDS encoding response regulator transcription factor yields MALLLVEDDLDLAEPLTALLAQQGYQVTAVRDGETAYGLVKQHHYELLILDWLLPRLDGLTLCQRLRREGVTTPVLFLTARDGVTDRVQGLDAGADDYLVKPFAFAELAARVRALLRRPPPTSPTRLQVGDLVLLPEQRLAYRGDRPIVLSEKETQLLALLLQQPGQILSHTQLLACLWPGETPDRNLLAAHIRLLRRKLEAQGEPPVIQTAYGRGYGLLVPGADRAMIKGVGRDGKAR; encoded by the coding sequence ATGGCGCTGCTGTTGGTGGAAGATGACCTGGACTTAGCGGAACCCTTGACTGCGCTCCTAGCCCAACAGGGGTACCAGGTGACAGCGGTGCGCGACGGCGAAACGGCCTATGGATTGGTTAAACAACATCACTACGAACTGCTGATTTTGGATTGGCTGTTGCCCCGCCTCGATGGCCTAACGCTCTGTCAACGGCTGCGACGGGAAGGGGTGACCACGCCGGTTTTGTTTCTCACCGCCCGCGATGGGGTGACCGACCGGGTCCAGGGTCTCGATGCCGGTGCTGACGACTATCTGGTTAAACCCTTTGCTTTTGCCGAATTGGCCGCCCGTGTGCGGGCTTTGCTGCGCCGACCGCCGCCGACCTCACCTACCCGGTTGCAGGTGGGGGATTTGGTGTTACTGCCGGAGCAACGCCTGGCCTACCGGGGCGACCGCCCGATTGTACTTTCCGAAAAAGAAACCCAATTGCTAGCGCTGTTGCTGCAACAACCGGGGCAAATTCTTTCCCACACCCAGCTCCTAGCTTGCCTGTGGCCGGGGGAAACGCCTGACCGGAATTTGCTGGCCGCCCACATCCGCCTGTTGCGCCGCAAGCTGGAGGCCCAGGGGGAACCGCCAGTCATCCAGACCGCCTATGGACGGGGCTACGGGCTGCTGGTGCCGGGGGCCGACCGGGCTATGATAAAAGGCGTGGGTCGTGATGGTAAAGC
- the def gene encoding peptide deformylase: MTTAALPVEKTKLAAPPLRVEVLGSKVLRQTAKRVPQVNQELRDLAVQMLQTMYSREGIGLAAPQVGILKQVIVVDTEPDNAATPPLVLVNPVIEAQSEEWVVGEEGCLSIPGVFLPVKRPAQVTVSYRDEWGRWQRRQFTDLLARVVLHEMDHLQGVMFVDRVENPLALARELSKHRFSLADVRRVR, translated from the coding sequence ATGACGACAGCGGCCCTGCCGGTTGAGAAGACAAAATTGGCTGCCCCGCCGTTACGGGTGGAGGTACTCGGGAGTAAGGTTTTGCGGCAGACTGCCAAGCGAGTGCCCCAGGTGAACCAAGAGCTGCGAGACTTGGCGGTGCAGATGTTGCAGACGATGTATAGCCGGGAGGGAATTGGACTGGCAGCGCCCCAGGTGGGGATTCTGAAGCAGGTGATCGTGGTGGACACGGAACCGGATAATGCAGCTACCCCCCCGCTGGTGCTGGTCAATCCAGTGATTGAAGCCCAAAGTGAGGAATGGGTGGTAGGCGAAGAGGGTTGTTTGAGCATTCCGGGGGTGTTTTTGCCGGTGAAACGACCCGCCCAGGTGACTGTGAGTTACCGGGACGAGTGGGGGCGATGGCAGCGGCGACAGTTTACGGATTTGCTGGCGCGGGTGGTGTTGCACGAGATGGACCACCTGCAGGGGGTGATGTTTGTGGACCGGGTGGAAAACCCCCTGGCTCTAGCGCGGGAGTTGAGCAAGCACCGGTTCTCCCTAGCGGATGTGCGGCGAGTGCGATGA
- a CDS encoding bifunctional oligoribonuclease/PAP phosphatase NrnA: MAESRENSLLIVPTNGPNLNGATLTTRVRHFNDHRLEELHRVLTRHSGERHLVILQDFPDPDALSSAWAYLLIAQQYDIRCDLVYTGIISHQENIALVKLTGMPVQNWSPTTLKDRDWSCYQGCVFIDNQGATSQLTPWVRQIQLPVIAVIDHHSQGEIAAEFVDIRPNVKATATILTQYLQGELLVLDRNVSDHVKCATALIHGIRSDTQALLQAQEEDLLAVAYLTRYHDPQLLRSILQVNRSKQAMDVIERALKNRIIQNNFSLAGVGYLRYDARDAIPQAADFLVTEDNVHTAVVYGIVYDKDRERELVIGSLRTTKLTLDPDEFLKEAFGHDPQGRFFGGGRSQAGGFEIPMGFLAGLNDNPNYANLKWEVYDTQIKQKLLRLINPDRPAPVT; the protein is encoded by the coding sequence ATGGCTGAATCCCGTGAGAACAGCTTGTTGATTGTACCCACCAACGGTCCAAACCTGAACGGGGCAACGCTAACGACCCGTGTCCGTCACTTTAACGACCACCGTTTGGAGGAATTGCACCGAGTCTTGACCCGCCACAGTGGGGAGCGGCACTTGGTGATTTTGCAGGATTTTCCAGACCCCGATGCCCTGTCGTCGGCCTGGGCCTACCTGCTGATTGCGCAGCAGTACGACATCCGCTGTGACCTGGTCTATACGGGGATCATCAGCCATCAAGAAAACATTGCGCTGGTGAAGTTAACGGGGATGCCGGTGCAAAATTGGTCCCCCACCACCCTGAAGGACCGGGATTGGAGTTGTTACCAGGGGTGCGTGTTCATTGACAACCAGGGGGCGACCAGCCAGTTGACGCCCTGGGTGCGGCAGATACAGTTGCCGGTGATTGCGGTGATTGACCATCACTCCCAGGGGGAAATAGCAGCGGAATTTGTAGACATCCGGCCCAACGTCAAGGCCACGGCCACTATTCTCACCCAGTACCTGCAGGGAGAGCTGCTAGTGCTCGACCGCAACGTGAGTGACCACGTCAAGTGCGCCACGGCTCTGATCCACGGCATCCGTTCCGACACCCAGGCGTTACTCCAGGCCCAGGAGGAGGACTTGCTGGCGGTGGCCTACCTCACCCGCTACCACGACCCGCAGTTGTTGCGTTCCATCCTGCAGGTCAATCGCAGCAAGCAGGCGATGGATGTGATCGAGCGGGCCTTGAAAAACCGCATTATCCAGAACAACTTCTCCCTGGCGGGGGTAGGGTATCTGCGCTACGACGCCCGCGACGCCATTCCTCAGGCGGCGGACTTCCTGGTGACCGAAGACAATGTCCACACGGCGGTGGTCTATGGGATTGTCTATGACAAGGACCGGGAGCGGGAATTGGTGATTGGGTCTTTGCGCACGACCAAATTAACCCTGGACCCGGACGAATTTTTGAAGGAGGCCTTTGGGCATGATCCGCAGGGACGCTTTTTCGGCGGTGGGCGTTCCCAAGCGGGCGGGTTTGAAATCCCGATGGGGTTCCTGGCCGGCCTAAACGACAACCCCAACTACGCCAATTTGAAGTGGGAAGTGTACGACACCCAAATCAAGCAAAAGCTCCTGCGGTTGATCAATCCTGACCGACCGGCGCCGGTGACCTGA